A stretch of Bacillus pseudomycoides DNA encodes these proteins:
- a CDS encoding L-threonine 3-dehydrogenase — translation MGKMKKILVTGSLGQIGSELVMKLRDVYGASNVIATDIRETDSDVVKSGPFETLDVTDGQKLHDIAKRNEVDTIIHLAALLSATAEKNPLFAWNLNMGGLVNALEAARELDCKFFTPSSIGAFGPTTPKDNTPQDTIQRPTTMYGVNKVAGELLCDYYHQKFGVDTRGVRFPGLISYVAPPGGGTTDYAVEIYYEAIKKGTYTSYIASGTYMDMMYMPDALQAIVSLMEADPSKLIHRNAFNITAMSFEPEQIAAAIRKHIPTFTMDYAVDPARQTIANSWPNSIDATAAKEEWGFKAEYDLDKMTADMLAKLKKKLTTELVLS, via the coding sequence GTGGGGAAAATGAAAAAAATTCTAGTAACCGGTTCTTTAGGGCAAATTGGTTCTGAACTTGTAATGAAACTTCGTGATGTATATGGGGCATCAAACGTTATCGCAACAGACATTCGCGAAACAGATAGTGACGTTGTAAAATCTGGTCCATTTGAGACGTTAGATGTAACAGATGGACAGAAGCTACACGATATTGCGAAGCGTAATGAAGTAGATACAATTATTCATTTAGCAGCTTTGCTTTCAGCGACCGCAGAAAAAAATCCGCTATTTGCTTGGAATTTAAATATGGGTGGACTTGTAAATGCATTAGAAGCAGCACGTGAACTTGACTGTAAATTTTTCACGCCAAGTTCTATTGGTGCATTTGGTCCAACAACACCAAAAGATAATACACCACAAGATACAATCCAGCGTCCTACTACGATGTATGGGGTAAACAAAGTAGCAGGAGAATTATTATGTGATTATTATCATCAAAAATTTGGCGTTGATACGCGCGGTGTACGTTTCCCAGGTTTAATTTCTTATGTAGCTCCTCCAGGAGGCGGTACAACTGATTATGCAGTTGAAATTTATTATGAAGCAATTAAAAAAGGTACCTACACCTCTTACATTGCATCTGGCACATACATGGATATGATGTATATGCCAGATGCACTGCAAGCAATTGTTTCTTTAATGGAAGCAGATCCAAGTAAGTTAATACATCGTAACGCTTTTAATATTACTGCAATGAGTTTCGAACCAGAACAAATTGCAGCAGCAATCCGTAAGCATATTCCGACGTTTACAATGGATTACGCTGTAGATCCAGCTCGTCAAACAATCGCAAACAGCTGGCCAAATTCAATCGATGCAACCGCAGCGAAAGAAGAGTGGGGCTTTAAAGCAGAGTATGATTTAGATAAAATGACAGCTGATATGCTGGCCAAGTTAAAAAAAAAGTTAACAACTGAGTTAGTACTTAGTTAA
- a CDS encoding NUDIX hydrolase, translated as MKRVDVVYALIYNQEKDQILMVHNVEQDAWSLPGGAVEKGETLEAAAVREAKEETGLTVEIQGIAAINEKFFTEIEHHALFFTFSANVLEGEISVQDEEEISTVEWVDRKVANERFPYYDGGFESLLEVCIPYKFQSEIK; from the coding sequence ATGAAAAGAGTCGATGTTGTATATGCATTAATCTATAATCAGGAAAAGGACCAAATATTAATGGTACATAACGTTGAACAAGATGCTTGGTCATTGCCGGGCGGTGCAGTGGAAAAAGGAGAAACATTAGAAGCTGCAGCTGTAAGAGAAGCAAAAGAAGAGACAGGATTAACTGTAGAGATACAGGGGATTGCTGCAATAAATGAAAAGTTTTTTACTGAGATAGAGCATCATGCACTATTTTTTACATTTAGCGCAAATGTGTTAGAGGGAGAAATTAGTGTACAAGACGAAGAGGAGATTTCAACAGTAGAGTGGGTTGATAGAAAAGTGGCAAACGAGCGCTTCCCATATTATGATGGTGGATTTGAATCGTTATTAGAAGTATGTATTCCATATAAATTTCAAAGTGAAATAAAATAG
- a CDS encoding VWA domain-containing protein: MRQIFSDKKIDASLFLQMENLMYALLKEDDAYLEYGYKAYYDEVEKKVVISHFWDDRKEEDTVIGLKSEVFLKALGNKHYSDMKLIRSYAIELQESPLKKFLTQLFVLLEDLRVEEIVKSLRPGTKHIFKRRKEMYRNYFSSQNEINRVRNYHGDRLFCLCYLSLTSDKYEMFNNEYFEQIEAILHEAFQAHNTEDTMYIVEKIRYRLEGFLENDMINNYFGHAPLYLSVIAEEKDGRVEELANDDIQIVDDDENKSKINESFSTWHRENKNNENENFLRFELESGTKTNMMGDTARESEDGDQALGSVQGTSQKSTQSNFDGANVEDARASHASSQNEGIYGKYNVGASHTFKEARKPTPDDKKDYQAIKSVINKDVKELKKIIEKTIENKTNANSDKYYGRLRKKFLRIYTEKQPRMFYKKGQESQELDVAFQLLVDCSGSMYNKMEETKKSVVLFHEALKSLKIPHAISGFWEDASSATPEDKPNVIHEVVTYKNSTLPNVGPEIMQLHEEEDNRDGYIIRIVSEKLAKRSEKHKFLLVFTDGEPSALDYQQDGILDTHEAVKLARKSGMEVIGIFIEEGEAKETTYQLMKNIYNHHFLVANHAEDLRLKIKPLLKKLLLKTIE, from the coding sequence ATGAGACAAATTTTTAGTGACAAAAAAATTGATGCGTCGCTGTTTCTTCAAATGGAAAATTTAATGTATGCTCTTCTAAAAGAAGACGATGCTTACTTAGAGTATGGCTATAAAGCTTATTACGACGAAGTTGAAAAAAAAGTGGTCATCAGTCATTTTTGGGATGATCGAAAAGAAGAAGATACAGTAATCGGATTAAAAAGCGAAGTGTTCTTAAAAGCACTTGGTAATAAACATTACTCGGACATGAAATTAATTCGTTCTTATGCAATCGAGTTACAGGAATCCCCGCTCAAAAAGTTTTTAACGCAATTATTTGTTCTGTTAGAAGATTTACGAGTTGAGGAAATTGTGAAAAGCTTACGCCCTGGCACGAAACACATTTTTAAAAGACGTAAAGAAATGTATCGTAATTATTTCAGCTCACAAAATGAAATAAACCGTGTTCGTAACTATCATGGAGACCGTCTATTTTGTTTATGTTATCTTTCCTTAACGAGCGATAAATACGAAATGTTTAACAACGAATATTTTGAGCAAATTGAAGCTATTCTACATGAAGCGTTCCAAGCTCACAATACAGAAGATACAATGTATATTGTTGAAAAAATTCGTTATCGCTTGGAAGGATTTCTTGAAAACGATATGATTAACAACTACTTTGGACACGCACCACTCTACTTATCTGTTATTGCAGAAGAAAAAGATGGGCGCGTAGAAGAATTAGCTAATGATGATATCCAAATCGTAGATGACGATGAAAATAAAAGCAAAATTAATGAAAGTTTCTCTACATGGCATCGTGAAAATAAAAATAACGAAAATGAAAACTTCTTACGCTTTGAATTAGAAAGTGGTACGAAAACAAATATGATGGGTGACACGGCTCGTGAGTCTGAAGATGGTGATCAAGCACTCGGTTCAGTACAAGGTACTTCGCAAAAAAGTACACAGTCGAATTTTGATGGTGCTAATGTTGAAGATGCGAGAGCTTCCCATGCTTCTAGTCAAAATGAAGGCATATACGGTAAATATAATGTTGGTGCTTCGCATACATTTAAGGAAGCTCGTAAGCCAACTCCCGATGATAAAAAAGACTATCAAGCCATTAAATCTGTCATTAATAAAGACGTAAAAGAATTAAAGAAAATTATTGAGAAGACAATTGAGAACAAAACAAACGCGAATAGTGATAAATATTACGGAAGACTTCGCAAAAAGTTTTTACGCATTTATACAGAGAAACAACCGCGTATGTTTTATAAGAAAGGGCAAGAATCACAAGAACTTGACGTTGCCTTTCAACTATTAGTCGACTGCTCTGGCTCTATGTATAACAAAATGGAAGAAACGAAAAAAAGTGTTGTTCTGTTCCATGAAGCATTAAAGTCTTTAAAAATTCCACATGCAATTAGTGGATTTTGGGAAGATGCTTCTAGTGCGACACCAGAAGATAAACCAAACGTAATTCATGAAGTGGTAACATACAAAAATTCAACCCTTCCAAACGTTGGACCTGAAATTATGCAACTTCACGAAGAAGAAGATAATCGCGACGGTTATATCATTCGCATCGTTTCTGAAAAGCTTGCAAAACGATCAGAGAAGCACAAATTCTTGCTCGTCTTTACAGACGGTGAACCATCTGCATTAGACTATCAGCAAGACGGTATTTTAGACACACATGAGGCGGTTAAACTCGCTCGTAAAAGCGGTATGGAAGTCATCGGTATCTTTATCGAAGAAGGCGAAGCAAAAGAAACGACATATCAATTGATGAAAAATATTTATAACCATCATTTCTTAGTTGCCAACCATGCTGAGGATTTACGATTAAAGATTAAGCCGTTATTGAAGAAATTATTACTGAAAACGATTGAATAG
- a CDS encoding AAA family ATPase → MLEQFHIHADLKQQLATIHEKNKQAAGENGHLIGTKMYKASDNSIIEDAITALLLGKNILLKGPTGSGKTVLAETLSSLFQKPMHSINCSVDLDVEGILGYNTLKTKDGASEVSFVDGPLMKAMKNGHFLYIDEINMAKPETLPLLHGALDYRKMITNPFTQQVVYGDEEYRVIAAINEGYVGTSELNEALKNRFVIIEVPYIQGDTLKQLLLSESKLKDVTTIEKFVAFASDLMPLARDGRVSEEAASIRGIIDACDLGVYIPVMRAIERSIIAKLNDETEQMTVRELAESYFFEG, encoded by the coding sequence ATGTTAGAACAATTTCATATACATGCTGATTTAAAGCAGCAACTGGCAACAATTCACGAAAAAAACAAACAAGCAGCTGGTGAAAATGGACATTTAATCGGTACAAAAATGTATAAAGCATCCGATAATAGCATTATTGAGGATGCGATTACAGCTCTTCTACTTGGAAAAAATATTCTACTAAAAGGGCCAACTGGAAGCGGAAAAACCGTTCTTGCAGAAACGCTATCTTCCTTATTCCAAAAACCGATGCACAGTATTAACTGTTCTGTCGATTTAGATGTCGAAGGTATTTTAGGATACAATACTTTAAAAACAAAAGACGGAGCATCTGAAGTTTCCTTCGTTGATGGTCCTCTTATGAAAGCGATGAAAAATGGACATTTCCTATATATCGATGAAATTAATATGGCAAAACCGGAAACACTCCCTCTTCTTCATGGTGCATTAGATTACCGTAAAATGATCACAAACCCATTTACACAACAAGTTGTATATGGTGATGAAGAATACCGTGTAATTGCCGCAATTAACGAAGGTTACGTTGGAACGAGCGAACTAAATGAAGCATTAAAAAACCGATTCGTTATCATTGAAGTTCCTTATATTCAAGGTGATACATTAAAACAACTATTATTATCTGAATCAAAATTAAAGGATGTTACAACGATTGAAAAGTTTGTTGCATTCGCAAGCGACCTTATGCCACTTGCCCGTGATGGACGCGTAAGTGAAGAAGCGGCAAGTATTCGTGGTATTATCGATGCATGTGACTTAGGGGTATATATTCCTGTTATGCGCGCGATTGAGCGCAGCATCATTGCAAAATTAAATGATGAAACAGAACAAATGACTGTCCGTGAATTAGCAGAAAGCTACTTTTTTGAGGGATAA
- a CDS encoding cardiolipin synthase codes for MKNPIVQLLFVFTLVSIVLFLLDTSIISLYTFVGALWSITIVGISFVIFIENRSPQSTLAWFLVLALLPVVGVLLYSIFGRSRWRRKKHLHRSEEQRKLFREILEGKRLDLSLISSLSGRSMHLTEVVQKFGGGPVADATTTKLLTNGEQTFSEILQAIEQAKHHIHIQYYIYRADEIGTKIRDTLIKKANSGVIVRFLYDGLGSNTLRQRFLQPMKDAGIEIVEFDPIFSAWLLETVNYRNHRKIVIIDGEIGFTGGLNVGDEYLGRSKKFPIWRDSHLRIEGKALYKLQAIFLEDWLYASSGLNTYSWDQFMNTKYFPGKEHSHAKGAVQIVASGPSSDDTSIRNTLLAVIASAKKSIWIATPYFIPDQETLTLLRLSALAGIDVRILYPGKSDSIISDQASQSYFTPLLKAGASIYSYKDGFMHAKIVLVDDTIATIGTANMDVRSFELNYEIISVLYESKTVLDIKHDFEEDFNHSTEIRWKSFQKRSIKKRILESLMRLISPLL; via the coding sequence ATGAAAAATCCTATCGTTCAATTATTATTTGTATTTACCCTTGTATCTATCGTACTTTTCCTTTTAGATACGTCCATTATTTCACTTTACACCTTCGTTGGTGCTTTATGGTCTATCACAATTGTAGGAATTTCTTTCGTTATTTTTATTGAAAACCGTTCCCCACAAAGCACATTAGCATGGTTTTTAGTATTGGCTCTTCTTCCTGTTGTCGGTGTACTTTTATACTCTATTTTTGGCCGAAGTCGCTGGAGAAGAAAAAAACATCTCCATCGTTCAGAAGAGCAGCGAAAATTATTCCGTGAGATTTTAGAAGGAAAGCGTCTAGATTTATCACTCATTTCTTCATTAAGTGGACGCTCTATGCATTTAACAGAAGTGGTACAAAAATTTGGCGGCGGTCCTGTCGCCGATGCAACAACTACAAAACTTTTAACTAATGGTGAGCAAACTTTTTCAGAAATTTTACAAGCGATTGAACAGGCGAAGCACCATATACATATTCAATACTACATTTATCGAGCTGATGAGATTGGTACAAAAATCCGAGATACTTTAATAAAAAAAGCAAATTCCGGTGTAATTGTACGCTTTCTTTATGACGGGCTCGGAAGCAATACCTTACGTCAACGCTTCTTACAGCCTATGAAAGATGCAGGAATTGAAATTGTGGAATTCGATCCTATTTTTTCAGCGTGGCTACTTGAAACAGTCAATTATCGTAACCATCGTAAAATCGTCATTATCGACGGAGAAATTGGTTTTACTGGAGGGCTCAACGTCGGTGATGAGTATCTTGGTCGCTCTAAAAAATTCCCAATTTGGCGTGATAGCCACTTAAGAATAGAAGGAAAAGCGCTGTACAAATTACAGGCAATATTTCTAGAGGATTGGCTCTATGCCTCTAGTGGTTTAAATACTTATTCTTGGGATCAATTTATGAATACAAAATACTTTCCAGGTAAAGAACATTCTCATGCAAAAGGTGCTGTTCAAATTGTAGCAAGTGGACCAAGTTCAGATGATACAAGCATTCGCAATACTTTACTTGCTGTTATAGCTTCTGCTAAAAAATCCATTTGGATTGCAACACCCTACTTCATCCCTGATCAAGAAACCTTAACATTACTACGTTTAAGTGCATTAGCTGGAATAGATGTCCGCATTCTATATCCAGGTAAGAGCGATAGCATCATTAGTGATCAAGCATCTCAATCATACTTTACACCACTCCTAAAAGCAGGAGCTTCAATTTACAGCTATAAAGATGGTTTTATGCACGCTAAAATTGTACTTGTTGATGATACAATTGCAACAATTGGCACGGCAAATATGGATGTCCGCAGCTTTGAACTAAATTATGAAATCATTAGCGTACTTTATGAATCCAAGACAGTTCTTGATATTAAACATGATTTTGAAGAAGATTTTAACCATTCAACTGAAATTAGATGGAAATCATTCCAAAAAAGAAGTATTAAAAAACGAATACTAGAATCTCTAATGCGTCTAATTTCCCCTTTATTATAA
- a CDS encoding cobalt transporter — MNEMRNHGGHHHGGHHHGGHHDYHHHHHHGHSGGGGSWGWGGGPFFPGSFAGGLLGGLTAGALTSGGGYYPAPSPVAYPASYPMPHPAPYPTTYPMSYPTQYPYEAY, encoded by the coding sequence ATGAACGAGATGCGCAATCACGGCGGACACCATCACGGCGGACACCATCATGGTGGACATCACGATTATCACCATCATCACCACCATGGTCATTCTGGTGGTGGAGGTAGTTGGGGGTGGGGAGGAGGTCCATTTTTCCCAGGTAGTTTTGCCGGGGGGCTATTAGGAGGACTAACAGCTGGAGCATTAACAAGTGGCGGAGGCTATTATCCGGCGCCGTCTCCAGTTGCATATCCAGCGTCATATCCAATGCCGCACCCTGCACCATACCCAACAACATATCCAATGTCGTATCCAACACAATATCCATATGAGGCTTATTAA
- a CDS encoding C39 family peptidase, with protein MQKYVQLYKLLFIVTLLFGGCSPASKKPSPTVKMDQKVRKYKIQQVKQETAKPLPEKIVLSHVPFIRQLPELKRGCEVTSLAMLIQSANIKVDKMKLAKEIHKVPFWIGNKHGHPNEGFVGDIYTYSSPGYGAYHKPIYKLAQRYLGERAIDLTGKDMESIYTQIRSGIPVLVITNSTFRRLSDGHFRNWETPQGTVHITYYEHSVIVTGYDKEKVYFHNPLGTEQHTAVSKNEFQAAWEQMGKQAISYKKESK; from the coding sequence ATGCAAAAATATGTGCAATTGTATAAACTACTTTTTATTGTTACATTACTATTTGGAGGTTGTTCCCCAGCGAGTAAGAAGCCTTCTCCCACAGTAAAAATGGATCAGAAAGTAAGAAAATATAAGATACAACAAGTGAAACAAGAAACGGCAAAACCGTTACCAGAGAAAATTGTCTTGTCGCATGTTCCGTTTATTAGACAGCTACCTGAATTAAAAAGAGGTTGTGAAGTAACGAGTTTGGCGATGCTAATCCAGTCAGCAAATATTAAAGTAGATAAAATGAAGCTAGCAAAAGAAATACATAAAGTTCCGTTTTGGATTGGAAATAAGCATGGGCATCCAAACGAGGGGTTTGTTGGAGATATATATACGTATTCTTCCCCTGGATATGGTGCATATCATAAGCCAATTTATAAATTGGCACAGCGATATTTAGGAGAGCGAGCAATTGATTTGACGGGAAAAGATATGGAGAGCATTTATACGCAAATTCGTTCTGGGATACCAGTTTTAGTCATTACAAATTCTACTTTTCGGCGTCTTTCCGATGGTCATTTTCGCAATTGGGAAACGCCACAAGGAACAGTTCATATTACGTACTACGAGCATAGTGTGATCGTAACCGGATATGATAAAGAAAAAGTATATTTTCATAATCCTCTTGGAACAGAACAACATACTGCCGTTTCAAAAAATGAATTTCAAGCAGCTTGGGAGCAGATGGGGAAGCAAGCGATTAGCTATAAAAAGGAGAGTAAGTAA
- a CDS encoding amino acid permease, with product METKKWGLWILTAFVVGNMVGGGVFMLPANLAQVSGPMGSTLAWSITGLGVFMIALVFGNLAVRKPDLKAGPQSYAQAMFTSPKAGKVAGYSMAWGYWAANWAATASVIISFAGYLSTFFPVLQSKQVLFSLNGFSLELGKGLTFAVCSIMLWGIQYILSQNIDSAGNMNLLATIAKIIGFTMFIVITLFIFNASNFGDGQTFMNEAGKSIPLGGQINSAAIATLWAFIGIESAVMLSNRAKSQRDVKKATIFGLIIALLIYMAITLLTMGALPQDALKESQKPLVDALNLAIGNKGAYIMALLALISLFGSTVGWIVVSSEVPYQAAKNGLFPKFFGRTNKKGSPSKSLLVTNIMTQIFLFSTISGTVSEAYNFAIVVATLAYLIPYLVSTLYQLKLVVTGETYDISPGSRIKDGIITVLALLYSIWVIKTGTTDLKTFFLGIGLFVLGLVLYPILMKNSSTSASEQPKS from the coding sequence ATGGAAACGAAAAAATGGGGTTTATGGATTTTAACAGCATTTGTTGTTGGAAATATGGTTGGCGGCGGCGTATTTATGCTTCCAGCAAATTTAGCACAAGTATCAGGTCCAATGGGATCTACACTTGCATGGAGTATTACAGGACTTGGTGTATTTATGATTGCACTTGTATTCGGAAACCTTGCAGTACGTAAACCGGATTTAAAAGCTGGTCCACAAAGTTATGCACAAGCAATGTTCACCTCGCCAAAAGCAGGTAAAGTTGCTGGATATAGTATGGCATGGGGATACTGGGCGGCAAACTGGGCGGCAACTGCTTCTGTTATTATTTCATTTGCAGGATACCTATCTACATTCTTCCCTGTTTTACAAAGTAAGCAAGTTCTTTTTTCACTAAACGGATTTTCATTAGAACTTGGAAAAGGATTAACATTTGCTGTATGTAGCATCATGCTATGGGGCATACAATATATTCTTTCCCAAAATATTGATAGTGCTGGTAACATGAACCTACTTGCAACAATCGCAAAGATTATCGGATTTACAATGTTCATCGTCATTACATTATTTATTTTTAACGCTTCTAATTTTGGTGATGGTCAAACATTTATGAATGAGGCTGGAAAATCAATTCCATTAGGTGGACAAATCAATTCTGCTGCCATCGCAACACTTTGGGCGTTTATAGGAATTGAGTCCGCAGTTATGCTATCCAATCGCGCAAAATCTCAGCGTGATGTAAAAAAGGCAACGATTTTCGGATTAATTATTGCTCTTCTTATTTACATGGCAATTACACTACTAACGATGGGCGCTCTGCCACAAGATGCTTTAAAAGAGTCTCAAAAACCTTTAGTAGACGCTTTAAATCTAGCCATCGGTAATAAAGGTGCTTACATCATGGCTCTTCTTGCACTTATATCATTATTCGGATCTACTGTTGGCTGGATTGTTGTTAGTTCAGAAGTACCTTATCAAGCGGCAAAGAATGGGCTTTTCCCGAAATTTTTTGGAAGAACTAATAAAAAAGGGAGCCCTTCAAAATCACTGCTTGTTACAAATATTATGACACAAATTTTCTTGTTCTCAACAATATCTGGAACTGTTTCAGAAGCATATAACTTTGCCATTGTGGTTGCAACTTTAGCTTATTTAATTCCATACCTTGTTTCCACTCTATATCAGCTAAAACTTGTTGTTACAGGCGAAACATATGATATATCACCAGGCTCTCGAATAAAAGATGGAATCATTACCGTACTTGCACTTCTATACTCCATTTGGGTAATAAAAACTGGAACAACTGACTTAAAAACATTTTTCTTAGGGATTGGACTATTTGTATTAGGACTCGTCCTCTATCCAATTCTGATGAAAAATTCATCTACTTCTGCTTCAGAACAACCTAAAAGCTAG
- the treR gene encoding trehalose operon repressor encodes MMSKYEQIYTEISDSIDNCKLTEGCKIPSETELMKQYEASRGTVRKAVDLLQERGYVQKIHGKGVFVLKRKNIEFNFGGIVSFQEENERLGRQCITNVVEMEQLSATKEIAKLLNVKAKTKVDHIKRVRNIDGENVILDVNYFVSEYIPGLTKEIAEKSIYKYIEKELGLHISYSQRVIEVQPCTDDDRKYLDLNGTDYVVVVKNFTHLYDGSQFEYTESRHRLDIFHFSDVARRK; translated from the coding sequence ATGATGAGTAAGTATGAACAGATTTATACAGAGATAAGTGATTCAATTGATAATTGCAAGTTAACAGAGGGGTGTAAAATTCCATCTGAAACAGAATTGATGAAGCAATATGAAGCGAGCCGTGGGACGGTAAGAAAAGCCGTCGATTTATTACAGGAACGTGGATACGTACAGAAAATACATGGTAAAGGCGTTTTTGTTTTAAAACGAAAAAACATTGAATTTAACTTTGGTGGTATTGTGAGTTTTCAAGAGGAAAACGAACGATTAGGGCGCCAATGTATAACAAATGTCGTAGAGATGGAGCAATTGTCAGCAACGAAAGAAATAGCCAAATTATTAAATGTGAAGGCGAAAACGAAGGTAGATCATATTAAACGTGTTCGAAATATTGATGGGGAAAACGTGATTCTAGATGTAAACTATTTTGTATCTGAATATATTCCTGGATTAACAAAAGAAATTGCGGAGAAGTCAATTTATAAATACATTGAGAAAGAATTAGGATTACATATTAGTTATTCACAGCGTGTTATTGAAGTGCAACCTTGTACAGATGACGATAGAAAGTATTTAGATTTAAATGGAACTGACTATGTTGTTGTTGTGAAAAATTTTACGCATCTTTATGATGGTAGTCAATTTGAATATACAGAATCACGTCACCGTTTGGATATTTTTCATTTTTCTGATGTGGCGCGGAGAAAATAA
- the treP gene encoding PTS system trehalose-specific EIIBC component, whose amino-acid sequence MGKDYRKTAEQVLQYIGGKENVDQAAHCVTRLRIALKDESKIDNDKLQAVSLVKGAFHNAGVFQIVIGPGDVDRVYAELITLAGMKESTVADVKDSGNQKLNPLQKFVKVFSDVFMPILPAIITAGLLMGINNLLGAKDLFFEGKNLLEVYPNLGGLWDLINMMANTAFVFLPALVGWSATKRFGGSPILGIVMGLMLVHPDLLNAWNYGKAAAGLDGQKIEYFNILGLFQIEKVGYQGQILPILVAAFVLSKVEIFLKKRVPNAIQLLVVPITTIVVTGVLALGVIGPVTRHIGDLLTAGLVGVYETVPALGAVLFGALYAPLVITGMHHMFIAIDLQLISQNGGTFIWPMIALSNIAQGSAALAMFWISKNQNDKSMASTSAISAYFGITEPAMFGVNLRNKFPFYAAITGSAIAAVFITLNGVLAPAIGIGGLPAFISIIPKSIPMFVVGMIIAVVVPFVLTWLFAKRVKQK is encoded by the coding sequence ATGGGGAAGGATTATCGTAAGACAGCAGAACAAGTGTTGCAATATATTGGTGGGAAAGAAAATGTTGACCAAGCAGCGCATTGTGTAACGAGATTACGCATTGCACTGAAGGATGAAAGTAAAATAGATAACGATAAATTACAAGCGGTTTCATTAGTGAAAGGTGCATTTCATAACGCTGGTGTATTTCAAATTGTGATTGGACCTGGAGATGTAGATCGTGTATACGCTGAATTGATAACGCTTGCAGGTATGAAAGAATCGACAGTCGCAGATGTAAAAGATTCAGGGAATCAAAAATTGAATCCACTTCAAAAGTTTGTAAAAGTATTTTCTGACGTATTTATGCCAATTTTACCGGCGATTATAACAGCTGGTTTATTAATGGGGATTAATAACTTATTAGGTGCAAAGGACTTATTTTTTGAAGGAAAAAACTTATTGGAAGTATATCCTAACTTAGGTGGGCTATGGGATTTAATTAATATGATGGCAAATACCGCATTCGTATTTTTACCAGCACTTGTTGGTTGGTCAGCGACGAAACGTTTTGGCGGCAGTCCGATACTTGGGATTGTTATGGGGTTAATGCTTGTACATCCTGATTTATTAAATGCATGGAATTATGGAAAAGCAGCGGCAGGACTAGATGGACAAAAAATTGAGTACTTTAATATTTTAGGATTGTTCCAAATTGAGAAAGTAGGTTACCAAGGACAAATTTTACCAATATTAGTAGCGGCATTTGTCTTAAGTAAAGTTGAGATTTTCCTTAAGAAACGTGTACCAAATGCAATTCAATTATTAGTTGTTCCGATTACAACAATTGTTGTAACTGGTGTATTAGCGTTAGGAGTTATTGGCCCAGTTACACGTCATATCGGTGATTTATTAACAGCTGGTTTAGTTGGCGTATATGAAACAGTTCCTGCTTTGGGAGCCGTATTATTTGGCGCATTGTATGCACCGTTAGTCATTACGGGGATGCATCATATGTTTATTGCAATCGACTTACAGTTAATTTCACAAAATGGCGGTACATTTATTTGGCCAATGATTGCACTTTCTAATATTGCACAAGGTAGTGCAGCGCTTGCAATGTTTTGGATTTCGAAAAATCAAAATGATAAAAGTATGGCATCTACATCAGCAATTTCAGCGTACTTCGGTATTACGGAGCCAGCGATGTTTGGCGTAAACTTACGAAATAAATTTCCGTTTTATGCAGCTATTACAGGATCGGCAATCGCAGCAGTATTTATTACGTTAAATGGTGTATTAGCACCAGCAATTGGAATTGGCGGGTTACCAGCATTTATTTCTATCATTCCGAAATCGATTCCAATGTTTGTTGTTGGGATGATAATCGCAGTAGTAGTGCCATTTGTTTTAACATGGTTATTTGCAAAACGAGTAAAACAGAAGTAG